A DNA window from Patagioenas fasciata isolate bPatFas1 chromosome 1, bPatFas1.hap1, whole genome shotgun sequence contains the following coding sequences:
- the GPR85 gene encoding probable G-protein coupled receptor 85 yields the protein MANYSHAADNILQNLSPLTAFLKLTSLGFIIGVSVVGNLLISILLVKDKTLHRAPYYFLLDLCCSDILRSAICFPFVFTSVKNGSTWTYGTLTCKVIAFLGVLSCFHTAFMLFCISVTRYLAIAHHRFYTKRLTFWTCLAVICMVWTLSVAMAFPPVLDVGTYSFIREEDQCTFQHRSFRANDSLGFMLLLALILLATQLVYLKLIFFVHDRRKMKPVQFVAAVSQNWTFHGPGASGQAAANWLAGFGRGPTPPTLLGIRQNANTTGRRRLLVLDEFKMEKRISRMFYIMTFLFLTLWGPYLVACYWRVFARGPVVPGGFLTAAVWMSFAQAGINPFVCIFSNRELRRCFSTTLLYCRKSRLPREPYCVI from the coding sequence atgGCGAACTACAGCCATGCAGCTGACAACATTTTACAAAATCTTTCTCCTTTAACAGCTTTTCTGAAACTGACTTCACTGGGTTTCATAATAGGAGTCAGTGTGGTGGGTAACCTTCTGATCTCCATTTTGCTAGTCAAAGATAAGACCTTGCATAGAGCTCCTTACTACTTCCTGTTGGATCTTTGCTGCTCAGATATCCTCAGATCTGCAATTTGTTTCCCGTTTGTTTTCACCTCTGTAAAAAATGGCTCGACCTGGACGTATGGGACTCTTACTTGCAAAGTGATTgcctttttgggggttttgtcctGCTTTCACACTGCTTTCATGTTATTCTGCATAAGCGTCACCAGATACCTAGCTATCGCTCATCATCGTTTTTATACGAAAAGACTGACCTTCTGGACTTGTTTGGCCGTTATCTGTATGGTGTGGACCCTCTCTGTAGCCATGgctttccccccagttttagacGTGGGCACCTACTCGTTCATTAGGGAGGAAGACCAATGCACTTTCCAGCATCGTTCCTTCAGGGCTAATGATTCCTTGGGATTTATGCTTCTTCTTGCTCTTATCCTCCTAGCCACACAGCTTGTCTACCTCAAGCTGATATTTTTTGTTCACGATCGCAGGAAAATGAAGCCAGTCCAGTTTGTTGCAGCAGTGAGCCAGAACTGGACTTTTCATGGTCCCGGAGCGAGCGGTCAAGCAGCTGCTAATTGGCTGGCTGGATTTGGAAGGGGTCCCACACCTCCAACCTTGCTGGGAATCAGGCAAAACGCGAACACCACAGGCAGGAGAAGGCTACTGGTTTTAGATGAGTTCAAAATGGAGAAGAGAATCAGCAGAATGTTCTACATCATGACATTCCTCTTTCTGACCTTGTGGGGTCCCTATTTGGTAGCCTGTTACTGGAGAGTTTTTGCAAGAGGGCCAGTAGTACCAGGGGGATTTCTAACGGCCGCTGTCTGGATGAGTTTTGCCCAAGCTGGAATCAATCCTTTTGTCTGCATTTTCTCCAACAGGGAGCTGAGGCGCTGTTTCAGCACAACCCTTCTTTACTGCAGAAAATCCAGGTTACCAAGGGAACCTTACTGTGTTATATGA